The following are encoded in a window of Sebastes umbrosus isolate fSebUmb1 chromosome 7, fSebUmb1.pri, whole genome shotgun sequence genomic DNA:
- the LOC119491848 gene encoding LOW QUALITY PROTEIN: period circadian protein homolog 2-like (The sequence of the model RefSeq protein was modified relative to this genomic sequence to represent the inferred CDS: inserted 1 base in 1 codon; deleted 1 base in 1 codon) has protein sequence MSEHSDSKHYLYSTLDGRERNRERIGLQLEEEEGSPCGPISQLHRMANSYNKGCDGRDGVELEAELGLSSEGSDSSHEHLASPGSPHDDRKRPCPPLHEDVEMGGSGSSGSGTESHGNESHGNESHGNESVGSSSGNCKDSALMESSESNKSSNSHSPSPPSSSNAFSLVSSEQDNPSTSGCSSELSAKAKTQKEVFKTLKELKMHLPLEKRSKGKPSTVNTLKYALRCVKQVKANEEYYQMLMTNDSQPPGFDVSSYTIEEINSITSEYTLKNTDIFAVAVSLITGKIVYISDQAASILNCKREVFNNAKFVEFLSPQDVSVFYSFTTPYRLPSWSMCTGAESSPTECMQEKSFFCRISGGKEREGVMQYYPFRMTPYLMKVQDAELAEEQFCCLLLAERVHSGYEAPRIPTDKRIFTTTHTPNCVFQDVDERVVPLLGYLPQDLIGTPVLLNLHPSDRPLMLAVHRKILQSAGQPFDHSSIRFCARNGEYVTIDTSWSSFVNPWSRKVSFVIGRHKVRMGPVNEDVFAAPAFHGGKIMDSDIQEISEQIHRLLLQPVHNVGSSGYGSHGSNGSHEQLVSNGNAAVGNTAEETKKAEETKKAKPPRTFQEICKGVHMLKNQDSQVCLRSPPMSPSPSPSKPEQKKSSDSAVQRSSAARLKGSAPPLQIRDGTAASMEDLTCKDQTVCSYQQISCLDSVIRYLESYNIPIRAKRKYQFSTNTSTTSSNSDDDKKGSEDGMQVPQDTNQNPLMLDTQPSLSNMKAPKKPSSGAAAVVGGPLAPLALPSKAESVVSITSQCSYSSTIVHVGDKKPQPESEMIEDVAESPAPPALHVGVVSPPSQEEEAYKRLGLTKQVLAAHTQKEEQAFLNRCRELHNARTFHKDCFTYLHKQRRPANAEGVRGAAKQGTTRPETTAKKGNRNRKSKKARMKHPDSSDSDESNRKPRPPLQGLNQTSWSLSEASQSAFNVSYPAMVPAYPLYPPAPAASAQAPHPDPSLSAGFGKGQSTQAPPSASPFAAPIVTPVVALVLPNYLFPQIGPLGQIGQLGAAPRPTFFPEQAQTQPAYTTQQPFQPQQPAYAMQTQTPYNSQQPFPVQTAFXPQQPFQTTQTPYTTPQPFQVAQTPYTTPLSFQAAQTPYSTPQPFQASQTPYTTQQPFQAPQTAYTTQQPFQAPQTAYTTQQPFAAQHSFPVQTQFVAQATYPAQPFPYSLAPEPLKPMAMEPREGAASRSSTPASGARDPAASPPLFESRCSSPLQLNLLSMEEGQRSLERQDSTALLAGGLGSSSGAAGEKNRGSAKTENHQQVESPGDGAHSDGNSSSCDLLDILMQEDSHSGTGSATSGSMGSRSGSRSGSRSGSGLGSGSGSGSGSGSGSGSGSGCGTSASGASGSRTGSSNTSKYFGSIDSLEHDPKAKAKTRSEGGSDGSQSQTKVSTQGEGEHFIKCVLQEPLWLLMANADDKVMMSYQMPPRDIQRVLREDKERLRQMQKSQPHFTSDQRRELMGEHPWMRRGGLPAAINVKECVYCDDAMAAPMEEDMPHMDLGEELSRERQSAQSQSESKLQDTGS, from the exons ATGTCTGAGCACAGCGATTCAAAGCACTACCTTTACTCAACCCTGGACGGGCGCGAAAGGAACCGGGAAAGAATCGGCCTCcagctggaggaagaggaaggctcCCCCTGCGGCCCCATCAGCCAACTTCACCGCATGGCCAACAGTTACAACAAGGGCTGTGACGGGCGGGACGGGGTCGAACTGGAAGCGGAGTTGGGATTGTCATCTGAGGGGAGCGACAGCAGCCACGAGCACCTGGCCTCGCCGGGCTCCCCGCACGACGACAGGAAGCGGCCATGCCCACCCTTACACGAGGATGTTGAGATGGGTGGCAGCGGCTCGAGCGGGAGCGGGACAGAGTCCCATGGAAACGAATCGCATGGCAATGAGTCCCACGGCAATGAGTCTGTGGGCAGCTCAAGTGGCAACTGCAAGGACTCCGCTCTCATGGAGTCGTCAGAGAGCAACAAGAG CTCAAACTCTCACAGCCCCTCGCCGCCAAGCAGCTCCAACGCCTTTAGTCTGGTGAGCTCCGAGCAGGACAACCCTTCAACCAGCGGCTGCAG CAGCGAACTGTCCGCCAAAGCGAAGACACAGAAGGAGGTCTTCAAGACCCTCAAGGAGCTGAAGATGCACTTACCGCTGGAAAAGAGGAGCAAGGGCAAGCCCAGCACCGTCAACACGCTCAAATATGCGCTGCGATGTGTCAAACAGGTGAAAG CCAATGAGGAATACTACCAGATGCTGATGACCAATGACAGTCAGCCACCAGGGTTTGATGTATCGTCCTACACCATTGAGGAAATCAACAGTATCACCTCTGAGTACACCCTCAAAAACACT gatatTTTTGCTGTTGCCGTCTCACTCATCACGGGGAAAATTGTTTACATCTCGGACCAGGCGGCGTCCATCTTGAACTGCAAGCGGGAAGTGTTTAACAATGCCAAATTTGTGGAGTTCCTGTCACCTCAGGACGTCAGCGTGTTCTACAGCTTCACCACGCCGTACCGCCTGCCCTCATGGAGCATGTGCACCGGAGCAG AGTCGTCTCCCACGGAGTGCATGCAGGAGAAATCCTTCTTTTGCCGCATCAG TGGCGGTAAGGAGCGTGAAGGAGTTATGCAGTACTATCCTTTCCGAATGACTCCGTACCTGATGAAAGTCCAGGATGCTGAGCTGGCTGAGGAACAGTTCTGCTGTCTCCTGCTGGCCGAGAGGGTGCACTCTGGATACGAAG CACCCAGAATCCCTACTGACAAGCGTATcttcaccaccacacacacacctaactGTGTGTTCCAGGATGTGGATGAGAG GGTTGTTCCTCTGTTGGGTTACCTCCCTCAGGACCTGATCGGGACCCCTGTGCTACTCAATCTGCACCCAAGTGACCGACCCTTAATGCTGGCTGTGCATCGAAAAA TTCTGCAGTCCGCCGGTCAGCCGTTCGATCACTCCTCGATCCGTTTCTGTGCAAGAAACGGCGAGTACGTCACCATCGACACCAGCTGGTCCAGCTTCGTCAACCCCTGGAGTCGCAAGGTCTCTTTTGTCATTGGCAGGCACAAAGTCCGCAT GGGTCCTGTGAATGAAGATGTATTTGCTGCACCAGCTTTCCATGGAGGGAAGATCATGGACTCAGACATCCAGGAAATTAGTGAACAGATCCACAGGCTGCTACTTCAA CCGGTCCACAATGTGGGCTCCAGCGGTTACGGCAGCCACGGCAGCAATGGTTCCCATGAGCAGCTGGTGAGCAACGGGAACGCCGCGGTGGGGAACACAGCGGAGGAGACCAAAAAGGCGGAGGAGACCAAAAAGGCCAAGCCTCCCAGGACATTCCAGGAGATTTGTAAAGGGGTCCACATGCTTAAGAACCAGGACTCCCAGGTCTGCCTGCGCTCCCCTCCTATGTCGCCCTCACCGTCGCCATCCAAGCCTGAGCAGAAGAAGAGCTCTGACT CAGCAGTTCAGAGGAGTTCAGCTGCGCGTCTGAAGGGCTCAGCGCCCCCTCTGCAGATCAGAGACGGTACTGCAGCCAGCATGGAGGACCTCACATGCAAAGACCAGACTGTCTGCTCCTACCAGCAGATCAGCTGCCTCGACAGTGTCATCAg GTACCTGGAGAGTTATAACATCCCCATCAGAGCGAAGAGGAAGTACCAATtctccaccaacaccagcaccaCCTCCTCCAACTCTGATGATGACAAGAAGGGTTCAGAGGACGGGATGCAAGTGCCTCAGGACACAAACCAAA ACCCTTTGATGCTTGACACCCAGCCAAGCCTGTCAAACATGAAAGCACCTAAGAAGCCTTCATCTGGGGCAGCTGCTGTGGTGGGAGGCCCCCTGGCACCCCTAGCCCTGCCCAGCAAGGCCGAGAGCGTGGTGTCCATCACCTCACAGTGCAGCTACAGCAGCACCATCGTCCACGTGGGAGACAAGAAGCCTCAGCCAGAGTCTG AAATGATCGAGGACGTGGCGGAGAGCCCTGCGCCCCCGGCTCTGCATGTCGGCGTGGTGTCCCCGCCCAGTCAAGAGGAGGAGGCCTACAAGCGGCTGGGACTGACCAAACAGGTGCTGGCTGCACACACCCAGAAAGAAGAGCAGGCCTTCCTCAACCGCTGCCGAGAGCTCCACAACGCCAGGACCTTCCATAAGGACTGTTTCACATATCTGCACAAGCAGAGACGTCCAGCCAACGCTGAAGGCGTACGAGGTGCAGCCAAACAGGGGACCACCAGACCTGAGACTACCGCCAAGAAGGGCAACCGTAACAGGAAGTCCAAGAAAGCA CGGATGAAGCATCCTGACTCGTCAGACAGCGACGAATCAAACCGCAAACCCCGGCCCCCTCTCCAGGGTCTCAACCAAACCTCCTGGTCTCTGTCAGAGGCATCCCAGTCAGCTTTTAACGTCTCCTACCCAGCCATGGTGCCTGCCTACCCGCTCTACCCCCCTGCACCTGCAGCCTCAGCCCAGGCCCCCCACCCTGACCCCTCACTTTCCGCCGGCTTTGGAAAGGGGCAGAGCACCCAAGCCCCACCTTCTGCCTCTCCGTTTGCTGCACCCATTGTTACACCTGTGGTGGCTCTGGTGCTACCCAATTACCTCTTTCCCCAAATAGGACCGTTAGGTCAGATCGGGCAGTTGGGGGCCGCTCCTAGACCAACGTTTTTCCCTGAGCAGGCCCAGACGCAACCTGCATACACTACCCAGCAGCCCTTTCAGCCCCAACAGCCAGCCTATGCCATGCAAACACAAACCCCCTACAACAGTCAACAGCCGTTCCCTGTGCAGACAGCCT ACCCCCAGCAGCCATTCCAAACCACACAGACCCCCTACACTACCCCGCAGCCCTTCCAGGTTGCTCAGACCCCCTACACTACCCCACTGTCCTTCCAGGCTGCTCAGACCCCCTACTCTACCCCGCAGCCCTTCCAGGCCTCTCAGACCCCCTACACTACCCAGCAGCCCTTCCAGGCCCCTCAGACTGCCTACACTACCCAGCAGCCTTTCCAGGCCCCTCAGACTGCCTACACTACCCAGCAGCCTTTCGCTGCCCAGCATTCTTTCCCAGTGCAGACTCAGTTTGTGGCTCAAGCCACGTATCCAGCTCAGCCCTTCCCCTATAGTCTAGCCCCCGAGCCTCTCAAACCCATGGCCATGGAGCCCAGAGAGGGGGCGGCGTCGCGCTCCTCCACCCCAGCCTCTGGAGCGAGGGACCCCGCCGCGTCACCGCCACTGTTTGAGTCGCGGTGCAGCTCGCCCCTGCAGCTCAATCTGCTGAGCATGGAGGAGGGACAGCGTTCGTTGGAGCGGCAGGACAGCACAGCGCTGCTCGCTGGAGGCCTGGGCAGCAGCTCAGGGGCAGCTGGTGAGAAGAACAGAGGCTCAGCCAAGACTGAAAACCACCAACAG GTGGAGTCTCCAGGAGATGGGGCTCACAGCGACGGTAACTCCTCATCCTGCGACTTGCTGGACATCCTAATGCAGGAGGACTCCCACTCTGGGACCGGATCAGCCACCTCTGGCTCCATGGGCTCCAGATCGGGCTCCAGATCGGGCTCCAGATCAGGTTCAGGATTGGGCTCAGGATCGGGCTCAGGATCGGGCTCAGGATCGGGCTCAGGATCGGGCTCAGGCTGTGGTACATCAGCTAGTGGAGCTTCAGGCAGCAGAACAG GGAGCAGCAACACCAGCAAATACTTTGGCAGCATTGACTCTCTGGAACACGACCCCAAGGCCAAAGCCAAGACGAGAAGTGAAGGAGGCTCTGATGGCAGTCAGTCACAGACCAAGGTCTCAACCCAAGGCGAGGGAGAGCATTTCATCAAATGTGTTCTCCAGGAGCCCCTCTGGCTGCTGATGGCCAACGCTGACGACAAGGTCATGATGTCATATCAAATGCCACCCAG GGACATTCAGAGGGTTCTGCGAGAAGACAAGGAGAGGCTGAGGCAGATGCAGAAGAGCCAGCCTCACTTCACTTCAGACCAGCGACGAGAGCTGATGGGGGAGCACCCCTGGATGAGGAGGGGAGGTCTACCTGCTGCTATCAACGTGAAG gagTGTGTATACTGCGATGACGCGATGGCAGCCCCCATGGAGGAGGACATGCCACACATGGACCTGGGCGAGGAGCTGAGCCGAGAACGCCAGAGCGCTCAGAGCCAATCAGAGTCTAAGCTTCAAGACACTGGCTCCTGA